A single window of Sporosarcina sp. FSL W7-1349 DNA harbors:
- the rplT gene encoding 50S ribosomal protein L20 has product MPRVKGGTVTRKRRNRVLKLAKGYYGSKHRLYKVANQQVMKSLNYAYRDRRQRKRDFRKLWITRINAAARINGLSYSTLMHGLKVAGIEVNRKMLADLAVTDANAFAQLADTAKKSIAK; this is encoded by the coding sequence ATGCCACGCGTAAAAGGTGGAACAGTAACGCGCAAGCGTCGTAATCGAGTATTGAAACTAGCAAAAGGGTACTACGGATCGAAACATAGACTTTACAAAGTTGCCAACCAACAGGTCATGAAATCGTTGAACTACGCATACCGTGACCGCCGTCAACGGAAACGCGACTTCCGTAAACTATGGATCACACGTATCAACGCAGCTGCGCGCATCAACGGCCTTTCTTACAGCACATTGATGCACGGCTTGAAAGTGGCTGGCATCGAAGTTAACCGTAAAATGCTTGCTGATCTTGCGGTAACAGATGCGAATGCATTCGCACAACTTGCGGACACTGCTAAAAAATCAATCGCTAAATAA
- a CDS encoding dUTP diphosphatase, with protein MQLPKLFTMQRELDSFIQNNRKPIEDVFEEKGLALLVELAELANETRCFKFWSTKGPSERAVILEEYVDSIHFLLSLGIEKGFDTLRNWPSGKVEGSLTQLFLKTTASIDKFLQELTMDSYEQVWIHYGAIARELGFSHEDILSAYIEKNEENFNRQRNGY; from the coding sequence ATGCAATTGCCAAAACTTTTCACGATGCAACGCGAGTTGGATTCATTTATTCAAAACAATCGGAAGCCTATCGAGGATGTGTTTGAGGAAAAAGGGTTGGCCCTCCTCGTCGAGCTTGCAGAATTGGCGAATGAAACCCGTTGTTTTAAATTCTGGAGTACGAAAGGCCCCTCAGAACGGGCAGTGATCCTGGAAGAGTACGTGGACTCCATCCATTTCCTGCTTTCGCTTGGAATTGAAAAAGGTTTTGATACGCTCCGGAATTGGCCGAGTGGAAAGGTGGAAGGAAGCCTGACACAACTCTTCCTAAAAACGACCGCATCTATTGATAAATTTCTACAAGAGTTGACAATGGACAGTTATGAGCAAGTGTGGATCCATTATGGAGCGATAGCCCGAGAACTAGGTTTTTCCCACGAAGATATCTTATCGGCATACATAGAGAAGAATGAAGAGAATTTTAACCGGCAACGGAACGGCTATTAA
- a CDS encoding DUF1294 domain-containing protein, with product MRLILLIWIIFTSVWAFTAMGVDKRQAKQRGQRVPERNLWLLAIAGGGIGAYFGMQLFRHKTRHTAFRIGFLLLAIVYVVVILYLLGFTLPGGPVTT from the coding sequence TTGCGGCTCATTTTGCTAATTTGGATCATTTTCACGTCCGTATGGGCATTCACTGCGATGGGGGTGGACAAACGGCAGGCCAAACAGCGTGGCCAGCGGGTGCCGGAGCGGAATTTATGGCTCTTGGCCATTGCAGGCGGCGGAATCGGAGCCTATTTCGGGATGCAATTGTTCCGGCATAAGACGAGGCATACCGCCTTCCGGATCGGCTTTCTCCTGTTGGCTATCGTTTACGTAGTTGTCATCCTTTATTTGCTCGGTTTTACCTTGCCGGGAGGGCCGGTCACAACATGA